In Populus nigra chromosome 1, ddPopNigr1.1, whole genome shotgun sequence, one genomic interval encodes:
- the LOC133698051 gene encoding pentatricopeptide repeat-containing protein At1g80150, mitochondrial-like, which produces MLSLRVTRRYRNFAAAVALTHSPAAVSNLIQNQNQKPLEEPALLKLKAERDPEKLFNLFKANAENKLVVENRFAFEDTVSRLAGANRFDYIEHLLEHQKTLPQGRREGFMVRIIMLYGKAGMIEHAIDTFHNMHLRGCKRTVKSFNAALKVLTGTRDLATIETFVNEAPKKFDIEFGIFSVNIIVKALCERGVLDKSYLLMVEMEKSGVTPDVITYTTLISAYYKNNKAEIGNGLWNLMVLKGCLPNLATFNVRIQYLVNIRRAWHANDVTRLMQKIGIVPDEVSYNLVLKGFFQVGNLEMAKLVYFSLRGKGHKFNVKVYQTMVHYLCKGGEFDLAYTLCRDCMRTNWFLNVDTIHTLLEGLKKNGQLNKAKVILTLAQRRVPPFPSSHLSSMQAVLSRS; this is translated from the coding sequence ATGCTCTCTCTGCGGGTCACTCGCAGATACCGCAACTTTGCTGCTGCCGTTGCATTAACTCATAGCCCTGCAGCTGTATCTAATCTCATTCAGAACCAAAACCAGAAGCCTTTGGAGGAACCTGCACTTCTTAAGCTTAAAGCTGAGAGAGACCCTGAAAAGCTATTTAATCTTTTCAAGGCCAATGCTGAGAATAAGCTTGTTGTGGAGAATCGGTTTGCATTTGAAGATACCGTTTCTCGCTTAGCTGGTGCTAACAGGTTTGATTACATTGAGCATTTACTTGAGCACCAAAAGACTCTTCCACAGGGTAGGCGCGAAGGGTTTATGGTGAGGATTATAATGTTGTATGGAAAGGCTGGAATGATAGAGCATGCTATTGATACTTTCCATAATATGCATTTGCGCGGATGTAAAAGGACCGTTAAATCCTTCAATGCTGCACTCAAGGTTTTGACTGGAACCCGTGATTTAGCAACAATTGAGACCTTTGTTAACGAGGCCCCAAAGAAGTTTGATATCGAGTTTGGCATATTTTCAGTTAACATTATTGTCAAGGCTTTATGTGAAAGGGGTGTTTTGGATAAATCATATTTGCTCATGGTAGAGATGGAAAAGTCAGGGGTAACGCCAGATGTCATCACATATACCACACTTATATCGGCATATTATAAGAATAACAAAGCAGAGATTGGCAATGGATTGTGGAACCTTATGGTGCTTAAGGGGTGTTTACCCAATCTTGCAACATTTAATGTAAGGATTCAGTATTTGGTCAATATAAGACGGGCATGGCATGCAAATGATGTGACGCGTTTGATGCAGAAAATTGGGATTGTGCCCGATGAGGTTTCATATAATTTGGTTCTAAAAGGCTTCTTCCAGGTTGGTAATCTTGAGATGGCCAAACTGGTGTATTTTTCCTTACGTGGCAAGGGgcataaatttaatgttaaagttTACCAAACAATGGTTCATTATTTATGCAAGGGTGGGGAATTTGATTTGGCATATACATTGTGTAGAGACTGCATGAGAACCAACTGGTTTTTGAATGTGGATACTATTCATACACTGCTTGAAGGGCTGAAGAAGAATGGGCAGCTTAACAAGGCTAAGGTAATCTTGACTTTAGCCCAGAGGAGAGTGCCACCTTTTCCTTCAAGTCATTTGAGTTCCATGCAAGCTGTATTGTCTAGAAGTTAA
- the LOC133692792 gene encoding uncharacterized protein LOC133692792 — MGWIGDTVDSIKSIQIRQLLTQAVSLGMIVTSALIIWKALMCITGSESPVVVVLSGSMEPGFKRGDILFLHMSKDPIRTGEIVVFNVDGREIPIVHRVIKVHERQDTGEVDVLTKGDNNYGDDRLLYAQGQLWLQQHHIMGRAVGFLPYVGWVTIIMTEKPIIKYILIGVLGLLVITSKD; from the exons atggGTTGGATCGGAGACACCGTAGACTCCATTAAATCGATCCAGATTCGGCAGCTACTCACCCAGGCCGTCAGTTTAG GAATGATTGTTACATCTGCACTGATAATATGGAAGGCATTGATGTGCATCACTGGCAGTGAATCTCCTGTGGTGGTTGTTCTCTCTGGAAGTATGGAACCTGGCTTCAAGAGG GGTGACATTTTGTTCTTGCACATGAGTAAAGATCCTATTCGCACAGGAgaaattgttgtttttaatgttgAT GGTCGTGAAATTCCAATTGTCCATCGTGTGATTAAG gTCCATGAAAGGCAAGATACTGGGGAAGTTGATGTCCTCACAAAAG GAGATAACAATTATGGGGATGACAGGCTTTTATATGCTCAAGGGCAGCTTTGGCTTCAGCAGCACCACATCATGGGCAGAGCTGTTGG GTTTTTACCTTATGTTGGTTGGGTAACCATTATAATGACTGAAAAGCCTATTATCAAG TATATTCTTATCGGCGTGTTGGGATTACTTGTCATAACTTCAAAGGACTAA